CGACGAGTCGAATCGCGTGTGGGCGACCCTCGTCAGGCGGCGAGGCTCGGCCCGAACGAGGGGTGGAGTACCTCGTAGTCCCCACCGGTGTCGACCCCGATCACCGCCCAGTCGTAGTCGGGAGTCGCATCGAGGAGGCGTTCACGGAGGGCGGCGGCGCTCTCCTTCCACGCGACGAAACACCGGAGGTCGCCGGAGTCGGGAAGCGTCGTCGAGTCGTCGGCGGCGGTCACGTGGACGACGCGCCACTTGCGTTCGGCCCGCAGGCCGTCGTCGCTCTTCGAGACGGTGTAGCCGAGGTCGGCGAAGATCGACCGGGCCTCCTCGGACGGGGTCGTGGTAACAGTCCCCATGCGACTACGCTACGATAGCGATCGTAATAAGTGTTCGCGTAGGGTGGGGATCGGGCGGTTACTCGTGGGCGGCGTCCCACT
This window of the Halococcus hamelinensis 100A6 genome carries:
- a CDS encoding DUF7116 family protein translates to MGTVTTTPSEEARSIFADLGYTVSKSDDGLRAERKWRVVHVTAADDSTTLPDSGDLRCFVAWKESAAALRERLLDATPDYDWAVIGVDTGGDYEVLHPSFGPSLAA